In Brevundimonas subvibrioides, a genomic segment contains:
- a CDS encoding disulfide bond formation protein B, whose protein sequence is MSAYRLLTRWWTAFALAISLAMLGAAHAFERFAGLSPCNLCLKQREVYWGAVAVALIATAWAVISQARRGTPRIAAFLLFAVFTTGAITAGFHAGGELKWWSLPATCVGGGVADLESLTSLALGVGEPTRIAMCDAVAWSFLGVSMAGWNALISAALAVFSLLSAKRPKDARAPKH, encoded by the coding sequence ATGAGCGCCTATCGTCTCCTGACCCGCTGGTGGACCGCCTTCGCCCTGGCCATCTCCCTCGCCATGCTGGGGGCCGCCCACGCGTTCGAGCGGTTTGCGGGCCTCAGCCCCTGCAACCTCTGCCTCAAGCAGCGCGAGGTCTACTGGGGTGCGGTTGCCGTCGCCCTGATCGCCACGGCCTGGGCGGTCATCAGCCAGGCGCGCCGCGGCACCCCGCGCATCGCCGCCTTCCTTCTGTTCGCCGTCTTCACGACCGGGGCGATCACGGCCGGCTTCCATGCCGGGGGCGAGCTGAAGTGGTGGAGCCTGCCCGCGACCTGCGTCGGCGGTGGCGTGGCCGATCTGGAGAGCCTGACCTCGCTGGCGCTCGGCGTTGGCGAGCCGACCCGCATCGCCATGTGCGACGCGGTGGCGTGGAGCTTCCTGGGCGTGTCCATGGCAGGATGGAATGCGCTGATCTCCGCCGCATTGGCGGTGTTCAGCCTGCTTTCCGCGAAAAGGCCCAAGGATGCCAGAGCCCCGAAACACTGA
- the recQ gene encoding DNA helicase RecQ: protein MLSDSPPSMPGLDAARQTLERVWGHTDFRGLQARVVTEIMAGRDVLAVLPTGGGKSVCYQIPAILRPGLGLVISPLIALMTDQVEALKQQGVAAARLDSGLSLDERSAVLRGARSGELDLLYVSPEGLASGALLGQLRDLPLSLIAIDEAHCVSQWGHDFRPDYRTLGRLSEFFPGVPRIAVTATADARTRDDILASLHLEGAAVFVDSFARPNLQLSAVRKESASRARTDAHVIELVRARRNQSGVVYCGSRDGCERVADALTSAGTNAIAYHAGMPGAERDRRLERFLAEDGAVMVATIAFGMGVDKADVRFVIHADPPGSLEAYWQEIGRAGRDGEPAEGITLYGPSDIAWTLRRLETRPMAEEVKAVQTRKARQLFAMLDGATCRPQAVRRYFGETDAGPCGICDVCADPPALYDATVPAQKALAAVQRLGGRFGRGRIVDHLMGKTRDVQPWESDLSTWGIGKDIAPSGWRDIVDHLLFEGLLLEDPNDGKPLVGLGDAEAVRAVYRGERAIEVRRTPPGFDASTRSGNPRTRTRNDRNAAVEALDADVRARFETLRAWRRDRAAEQHVPPYVIFQDRTLLEIAQREPGSLEALAAISGVGQTKIDRYGKGVLEALTGVI, encoded by the coding sequence ATGCTGTCCGACTCACCGCCTTCGATGCCCGGCCTCGACGCCGCGCGGCAGACGCTGGAGCGGGTCTGGGGCCATACGGACTTCCGGGGACTTCAGGCCCGGGTCGTCACCGAGATCATGGCCGGGCGCGACGTGCTGGCCGTACTGCCGACCGGCGGGGGCAAGAGCGTCTGTTACCAGATCCCCGCGATCCTGCGTCCGGGTCTGGGCCTGGTCATCTCGCCTCTGATCGCCCTGATGACCGATCAGGTCGAGGCGCTGAAGCAGCAGGGTGTGGCCGCCGCACGGCTGGATTCGGGGCTGTCGCTGGACGAACGATCCGCCGTGCTGCGCGGGGCAAGGTCCGGCGAGCTGGACCTGCTCTATGTCTCGCCCGAGGGCCTGGCGTCGGGCGCGCTGCTGGGTCAGCTGCGCGACCTGCCGCTGTCGCTGATCGCCATCGATGAAGCCCACTGCGTGTCCCAGTGGGGCCATGACTTCCGCCCCGACTACCGGACCCTGGGGCGACTGTCGGAGTTCTTCCCCGGTGTGCCGCGCATCGCCGTGACCGCCACGGCCGATGCCAGGACGCGCGACGACATCCTGGCCTCGCTGCACCTGGAAGGGGCCGCCGTCTTCGTCGACAGCTTCGCCCGCCCGAACCTGCAGCTGTCCGCGGTGCGCAAGGAGAGCGCCTCGCGCGCCCGGACCGATGCCCATGTGATCGAACTGGTGCGCGCCCGCAGGAACCAGTCCGGCGTGGTCTATTGCGGCAGCCGCGACGGCTGCGAGCGCGTGGCCGACGCCCTGACATCGGCCGGGACCAACGCCATCGCCTACCATGCCGGGATGCCGGGCGCAGAGCGGGACCGGCGGCTGGAGCGGTTCCTGGCCGAGGACGGGGCCGTGATGGTGGCGACCATCGCCTTCGGCATGGGGGTGGACAAGGCCGACGTCCGCTTCGTCATCCACGCCGATCCGCCGGGGTCGCTGGAGGCCTACTGGCAGGAGATCGGGCGGGCCGGACGCGATGGCGAACCGGCCGAGGGGATCACCCTGTATGGCCCCTCCGACATCGCCTGGACCCTCCGCCGGCTGGAGACCCGCCCGATGGCCGAGGAGGTCAAGGCGGTCCAGACCCGAAAGGCCCGCCAGCTGTTCGCCATGCTGGACGGCGCGACCTGCCGCCCGCAGGCTGTGCGCCGCTATTTCGGGGAGACGGACGCCGGGCCGTGCGGAATCTGTGATGTCTGCGCCGATCCCCCCGCCCTCTATGACGCGACCGTCCCCGCCCAGAAGGCACTGGCGGCGGTGCAGCGGCTGGGCGGCCGCTTCGGACGCGGCCGGATCGTCGATCACCTTATGGGCAAGACCCGGGACGTCCAGCCGTGGGAGAGCGACCTGTCGACCTGGGGCATCGGCAAGGACATCGCCCCGTCCGGCTGGCGCGACATCGTCGATCACCTGCTGTTCGAGGGCCTGCTGCTGGAGGACCCCAACGACGGCAAGCCGCTGGTCGGTCTGGGCGATGCGGAGGCCGTGCGCGCCGTCTATCGCGGAGAGCGGGCCATCGAGGTCCGGCGCACGCCACCGGGCTTCGATGCGTCGACGCGCTCGGGTAATCCGAGGACCCGCACGCGCAACGACCGCAACGCCGCCGTCGAGGCCCTGGATGCCGACGTCCGCGCCCGGTTCGAGACGCTGCGGGCATGGCGCCGGGACCGCGCGGCCGAACAGCATGTGCCGCCCTATGTGATCTTCCAGGACCGGACGCTGCTGGAGATCGCCCAGCGCGAACCCGGGTCGCTGGAGGCCCTGGCCGCGATCTCGGGCGTGGGACAGACCAAGATCGATCGCTATGGCAAGGGCGTTCTGGAAGCCCTGACCGGCGTCATCTAG
- a CDS encoding phosphoribosyltransferase: MADLLKTSEDLVPQVLLSEADIARVVADLADRIAPVVDDETVAAVLLTGGLWFAADLTRALSRVGRNVRFDALWLASYGDEKTSRGRIDVHAPFQRSLQGRRVLILDDVFDTGLSLAEAVRIARDAGASEVLTCVFARKPWPLPRAPEPDFVGWEAPNRFLVGYGLDKAGALRGLPDICAMD; encoded by the coding sequence ATGGCTGACCTTCTGAAGACGTCCGAGGATTTGGTGCCCCAGGTCCTCCTGTCCGAAGCCGATATCGCGCGGGTCGTCGCCGACCTGGCGGACCGGATCGCCCCCGTCGTGGATGACGAGACCGTCGCGGCCGTCCTTCTGACCGGCGGCCTTTGGTTCGCCGCCGATCTGACGCGGGCCCTGTCGCGCGTCGGTCGCAACGTCCGCTTCGACGCCCTGTGGCTGGCGTCCTATGGCGACGAAAAGACCAGCCGTGGCCGGATCGACGTCCATGCTCCGTTCCAGCGATCGCTTCAGGGGCGCAGGGTCCTGATCCTGGATGACGTGTTCGACACCGGCCTGTCCCTGGCCGAGGCTGTCCGCATCGCCCGCGACGCCGGCGCGTCCGAGGTCCTGACCTGCGTCTTCGCCCGCAAGCCCTGGCCCCTGCCGCGTGCGCCCGAGCCCGACTTCGTCGGCTGGGAGGCCCCGAACCGGTTCCTGGTCGGATACGGTCTGGACAAGGCCGGAGCCCTGCGCGGTCTGCCCGACATCTGCGCGATGGACTAG
- a CDS encoding MJ0042-type zinc finger domain-containing protein → MILTCPSCATSYFAPDGAIPPAGRKVRCQSCAHVWLATSEEPLDLTAETPAQAEAPGVDEAPAVAPETPAPELPKAFRARAEQQRRLRRAATHGVVWAGLASLFVGLIGAGWLFRVDVVQMYPRAAAAYAMVGAPVNAVGLEFEAVTARALPNRPDTVVVSGALRNVRDKEIVAPAVRVALLDDHGAEIGHAVVELDEAPVLPGGVQGFAALIRDPGAHGVDVSVAFVGSEPVPHGEDTPTKASHGPAPHARPLPTPDEHGLRPARIDAAPTSHADPVDAAPAVEQHHDAVDTHGAEAVSASHG, encoded by the coding sequence ATGATACTGACCTGCCCGTCCTGCGCCACCAGCTATTTCGCGCCCGATGGCGCCATCCCGCCCGCCGGACGCAAGGTCCGCTGCCAGTCCTGCGCGCACGTCTGGCTGGCGACCAGCGAAGAGCCCCTGGACCTGACCGCCGAGACCCCGGCCCAGGCCGAGGCCCCTGGCGTCGATGAAGCCCCCGCTGTCGCGCCCGAGACGCCCGCCCCCGAATTGCCCAAGGCCTTTCGGGCCCGCGCCGAACAGCAACGCCGTCTGCGCCGGGCCGCCACCCACGGGGTCGTCTGGGCGGGCCTGGCCAGTCTGTTTGTCGGCCTGATCGGGGCCGGCTGGCTGTTCCGCGTCGATGTGGTCCAGATGTATCCGCGCGCTGCCGCCGCCTATGCCATGGTCGGCGCGCCGGTGAACGCGGTGGGGCTGGAGTTCGAGGCTGTGACGGCCAGGGCCCTGCCGAACCGCCCGGACACGGTCGTGGTGTCCGGCGCGCTGCGCAACGTTCGCGACAAGGAAATCGTGGCCCCCGCCGTCCGCGTCGCCCTGCTGGACGACCATGGGGCCGAGATCGGCCATGCGGTTGTCGAGCTGGACGAAGCCCCCGTTCTGCCCGGCGGGGTCCAGGGCTTCGCCGCCCTGATTCGCGATCCGGGCGCGCATGGCGTCGATGTCAGCGTGGCCTTCGTGGGCTCCGAACCGGTCCCCCATGGCGAGGACACGCCGACCAAGGCAAGCCACGGACCCGCCCCCCATGCGCGACCGCTGCCGACGCCGGACGAACACGGCCTTCGTCCCGCAAGGATCGACGCGGCCCCGACGTCTCACGCCGATCCGGTCGATGCGGCACCGGCAGTCGAACAACACCACGACGCCGTGGACACGCATGGGGCCGAGGCGGTATCCGCCTCGCATGGCTGA
- a CDS encoding cell division ATP-binding protein FtsE, with amino-acid sequence MPRSPRRAADPAPSPETVRLSAVGFGYADRPDVLRDVNLILPRGSFHFLTGASGAGKSSLLKLLTLAEPPTSGRIALFGDELSQIARRDRPAYRRRMGVVFQDFRLLDHLSVFDNVALPLRLRGRKAADYAGDVAEMLEWVGLSDRAEGLPGALSGGEKQRLAIARAVMAGPELILADEPTGSVDGAMAERLLKLFQAMNRMGTTILIASHDEALARLSGARRLRLADGRVTAVKP; translated from the coding sequence ATGCCTCGTTCGCCCCGTCGCGCCGCCGATCCTGCGCCTTCACCCGAGACGGTCCGCCTGTCGGCGGTCGGCTTCGGCTATGCGGACAGGCCCGACGTGCTTCGGGACGTTAACCTCATTTTGCCCCGCGGCTCTTTCCACTTCCTTACCGGCGCATCGGGGGCGGGTAAGTCGTCGCTGCTGAAGCTGCTGACCCTCGCCGAACCGCCGACATCCGGCCGAATCGCTCTGTTCGGCGACGAGTTGAGCCAGATCGCGCGCCGCGACCGTCCGGCCTATCGTCGGCGAATGGGGGTGGTGTTTCAGGACTTCCGCCTTCTGGATCACCTGAGTGTCTTCGACAACGTCGCCCTGCCGCTGCGGCTGCGGGGTCGAAAGGCCGCGGACTATGCCGGGGACGTGGCCGAAATGCTGGAATGGGTCGGGCTGTCCGACCGTGCTGAAGGCCTGCCCGGTGCCCTGTCGGGCGGCGAGAAACAGCGGCTGGCCATCGCGCGGGCCGTCATGGCGGGACCGGAGCTGATCCTGGCCGACGAACCGACCGGAAGCGTCGATGGCGCGATGGCCGAGCGGCTGCTGAAGCTGTTCCAGGCGATGAACCGGATGGGCACGACCATATTGATCGCCAGCCACGACGAGGCCCTGGCGCGCCTGTCGGGGGCGCGGCGGCTGAGGTTGGCCGATGGGCGGGTGACGGCGGTGAAGCCATGA
- a CDS encoding cell division protein FtsX, producing the protein MIRWSTLFGPKAAPKPVRPESGLLPRDPGGERSLGALIAVLCFLACLAAVGTLAADRASHGWARALRAEATVQVRPRVGETGPAAAARAAETLAGIDGVDEAEAMDRETAEILLRPWMGEAVLDDLPIPFLVTVRLEASAPASALSLSRALAEAGIDATVDDHSLWRGEVERSAGVISLLALAAFLATAFAAGAAIAYATRAGLDARREVIETLSLSGATDADIVWLFQRRFALLAGAAGAVGATVAILLIGSLRALGGDAGLTPALPLAWSDVILLTCCPIVAATVALVSAWLAAVAALGGRARPD; encoded by the coding sequence ATGATCCGCTGGTCCACCCTGTTCGGGCCGAAGGCAGCGCCGAAACCGGTGCGGCCCGAAAGCGGCCTCCTGCCCCGCGACCCCGGAGGTGAGCGGTCGCTCGGCGCGCTGATCGCGGTGCTGTGTTTCCTGGCCTGCCTCGCCGCCGTAGGAACCCTGGCGGCGGACCGCGCGTCCCACGGGTGGGCGCGGGCCCTTCGTGCCGAGGCGACCGTGCAGGTCCGTCCCCGCGTGGGCGAGACGGGCCCGGCCGCGGCGGCCCGTGCGGCCGAGACCCTGGCCGGCATCGACGGGGTCGATGAAGCCGAGGCCATGGACCGCGAGACGGCCGAGATTCTGCTGCGACCGTGGATGGGGGAGGCGGTGCTGGACGACCTGCCCATCCCCTTCCTGGTCACCGTGAGGCTGGAGGCGTCCGCCCCCGCCAGCGCCCTGAGCCTCAGCCGGGCCCTGGCCGAGGCCGGCATCGACGCCACGGTGGACGACCACAGCCTGTGGCGGGGCGAGGTCGAGCGGTCGGCGGGCGTGATCTCGCTGCTGGCCCTCGCGGCGTTTCTGGCCACGGCTTTCGCGGCGGGAGCGGCCATCGCCTATGCGACCCGGGCAGGTCTGGACGCACGGCGGGAGGTGATCGAGACGCTCAGCCTGTCGGGCGCGACCGACGCCGACATCGTCTGGCTGTTCCAGCGCAGGTTCGCCCTGCTGGCCGGGGCCGCAGGGGCGGTCGGCGCGACCGTCGCCATCCTGCTGATCGGGAGTTTGCGCGCGCTGGGCGGAGACGCCGGCCTGACCCCCGCCCTGCCGCTGGCCTGGAGCGACGTGATCCTGCTGACCTGTTGCCCAATTGTCGCCGCTACGGTGGCGCTTGTTTCGGCATGGCTCGCGGCCGTTGCGGCTCTTGGCGGGCGGGCACGCCCTGACTAG
- a CDS encoding YdcF family protein, whose product MKFLALLGIVGLIWLVGLFAFADRVRNLTPAPEPDRADGIVALTGPSAERVNAAVRLLEQDKGERVLISGVNREVRRQELNALTPGSTRLFNCCVDLGFEAEDTGGNAQEIAAWAASKNYTSLIVVTSDYHMPRSLLEIRSAAPDLKLTPYAVSTPSLDNSRWWRAAVTARRMTLEYMKYLAVLAREALHKVIGHNERPATPKEAPAS is encoded by the coding sequence ATGAAGTTTCTGGCGCTTCTCGGGATCGTCGGTCTGATCTGGCTGGTGGGGCTGTTCGCCTTCGCTGACCGGGTGCGCAATCTGACGCCTGCGCCCGAGCCTGATCGCGCCGACGGCATCGTGGCCCTGACCGGTCCCTCGGCCGAGCGGGTCAATGCCGCGGTTCGGTTGCTGGAGCAGGACAAGGGCGAGCGGGTGCTGATTTCCGGCGTCAACCGCGAGGTCCGCAGGCAGGAGCTGAACGCCCTGACGCCCGGCTCCACCCGCCTGTTCAACTGCTGCGTCGACCTGGGCTTCGAGGCCGAGGACACCGGCGGCAACGCCCAGGAGATCGCCGCCTGGGCCGCGTCCAAGAACTACACGTCGCTGATCGTGGTGACCTCGGACTATCACATGCCGCGCTCGCTGCTGGAGATTCGAAGCGCCGCGCCGGATCTGAAGCTGACGCCCTATGCCGTGTCGACCCCTTCGCTGGACAACTCGCGCTGGTGGCGGGCGGCGGTGACGGCGCGGCGCATGACGCTGGAATACATGAAATATCTGGCCGTCCTGGCGCGTGAGGCCTTGCACAAGGTGATCGGCCATAACGAACGGCCCGCGACACCGAAAGAGGCACCCGCATCTTGA
- a CDS encoding lysophospholipid acyltransferase family protein → MIALRSLVFVAWLYLSLALFAVGMSPALILPHRFALGVVKAWARFVLFGLRWIAGVRVEFRGLEHRPIGRALVACKHQGMLDIIIPFVVLDDPCIITKKELMILPFFGWFAWKTKMISVDRSAASRALRDMVKQARDRVAEGRQIWIFPEGTRAPVGSVPDYKPGVAALYRDIGSPCWPVATNAGVHWPAHGFRRYPGTVVYEFLPPIEADLKRAVFMAELERRIETASNALLD, encoded by the coding sequence TTGATCGCCCTGCGTTCCCTCGTCTTCGTGGCCTGGCTGTATCTGTCCCTGGCGCTGTTCGCGGTCGGCATGTCGCCGGCGCTGATCCTGCCCCATCGATTCGCCCTGGGCGTGGTCAAGGCCTGGGCCCGGTTCGTGCTGTTCGGCCTGCGCTGGATCGCAGGCGTCCGCGTCGAGTTCCGGGGGCTGGAGCATCGCCCGATCGGACGGGCGCTGGTGGCCTGCAAGCACCAGGGCATGCTGGACATCATCATCCCCTTCGTCGTGCTGGACGATCCCTGCATCATCACCAAGAAGGAGCTGATGATCCTGCCCTTCTTCGGCTGGTTCGCGTGGAAGACGAAGATGATCTCCGTCGATCGCTCGGCCGCGTCCAGGGCGCTGCGCGACATGGTCAAACAGGCCCGCGACCGTGTCGCCGAGGGCCGCCAGATCTGGATCTTCCCCGAAGGCACCCGGGCGCCGGTCGGCTCGGTTCCCGACTACAAGCCGGGCGTCGCGGCCCTGTATCGCGACATCGGCAGCCCCTGCTGGCCCGTGGCGACCAATGCCGGGGTCCACTGGCCCGCCCACGGCTTTCGCCGCTATCCCGGCACCGTGGTCTATGAGTTCCTGCCCCCCATCGAGGCGGACCTGAAGCGCGCCGTCTTCATGGCCGAGCTCGAGCGGCGCATCGAGACGGCGTCGAACGCATTGCTGGACTGA
- the hisC gene encoding histidinol-phosphate transaminase has product MTDATTAPAPKPGILDIAPYVGGKSTLAGIAEPMKLSSNENALGAGPRARAAYEAALKSIHLYPDGRAGKLRTAVADHHGLEPDRLIFGNGSDEVFALLNQTYLSPGDNIVTGQYGFLAYRISALGCEAQVKLAPEPGYKAEVDALLEQVDDRTKIVYVSNPSNPTGSYNAAEEIRRLHEALPSHILLVVDEAYAEFVVEPDWETSFGLARDASNIVVTRTFSKIHGLGGLRIGFGYAPLAVAEAIDRIRLPFNVSVPGLDAATAAIADEAHQKASRELVQTWRPRLTQAIRGFGFEVLPSAGNFILVLFPDPKRTAAAANDLLNSKGIIVRAVGGYGIDNGLRITVGTEDQNRAVIDALSEFAAGS; this is encoded by the coding sequence ATGACCGACGCAACGACGGCTCCCGCTCCCAAGCCCGGCATCCTCGACATCGCCCCCTATGTCGGCGGCAAGTCGACCCTGGCTGGCATCGCCGAACCGATGAAGCTGTCGTCCAACGAGAATGCGCTGGGCGCAGGCCCCAGGGCCCGCGCGGCCTATGAGGCGGCGCTGAAGTCCATCCATCTGTACCCGGACGGTCGCGCCGGAAAGCTGCGGACGGCGGTGGCCGATCACCACGGTCTGGAGCCCGACCGGCTGATTTTCGGCAATGGCTCGGACGAGGTCTTCGCCCTCCTGAACCAGACCTATCTGTCGCCCGGCGACAACATCGTCACCGGCCAGTACGGCTTCCTCGCCTACCGGATCAGCGCCCTGGGCTGCGAAGCCCAGGTCAAGCTGGCCCCCGAACCCGGCTACAAGGCCGAGGTCGACGCCCTGCTGGAACAGGTCGATGACCGGACGAAGATCGTCTACGTCTCCAACCCCTCGAACCCGACCGGCAGCTACAATGCGGCCGAGGAAATCCGCCGCCTGCACGAGGCCCTGCCGTCCCACATCCTGCTGGTGGTGGACGAGGCCTATGCCGAGTTCGTGGTCGAGCCGGACTGGGAGACCAGCTTCGGCCTCGCCCGCGATGCGTCCAACATCGTGGTGACCCGGACCTTCTCGAAGATCCATGGTCTCGGCGGCCTGCGCATCGGCTTCGGCTATGCGCCCCTGGCGGTGGCCGAGGCCATCGACCGCATCCGCCTGCCGTTCAACGTCTCGGTGCCCGGGCTCGACGCCGCCACCGCCGCTATCGCCGACGAGGCGCACCAGAAGGCGTCGCGCGAGCTGGTCCAGACCTGGCGGCCCCGCCTGACCCAGGCCATCCGCGGCTTCGGCTTCGAGGTCCTGCCCAGCGCGGGCAACTTCATTCTGGTGCTGTTCCCCGACCCGAAGCGCACGGCGGCGGCCGCCAACGACCTGCTCAACTCAAAGGGCATCATTGTCCGCGCCGTCGGCGGCTATGGCATCGACAACGGCCTGCGCATCACCGTCGGCACCGAGGACCAGAACCGGGCGGTCATCGACGCCCTCAGCGAGTTTGCGGCAGGGTCGTAG
- a CDS encoding DUF2125 domain-containing protein: protein MTDAASRHKRSGLFAPIGLFLIALGVWSVWWFVLAGQVRSQLDQQVEAMRGAGWTVAYTGLGTSGWPFRVRLEAGNVSVTAPSGHALAAPQLAAEANAWNPDKWVIAADDGLVIDRAGKGKVAIGGRYIRASVHGLTQRWPNLAVELQQPVFTVHPGAEAFPISRAERIEFYLRPHLAPSTTPGVENSVDVLFRLIDAEGRPGGPVQGMARNGKLTAQIETVVEDANRLQGADAAGIFSAWTRAGGRFTAVRGELSAGDSRATLSSDVLSATPDGRLQGTVALQARQPMAAIAGLAGSGSGAVNRAGAAGATAAAAVQGHEDVNLSLVFRDGRTFLGPFALAPAPKLF, encoded by the coding sequence ATGACCGACGCCGCTTCCCGACACAAACGCTCCGGCCTGTTCGCGCCGATCGGCCTGTTCCTGATCGCGCTCGGCGTCTGGTCGGTCTGGTGGTTCGTCCTGGCCGGCCAGGTCCGCAGCCAGCTGGATCAGCAGGTCGAGGCCATGCGGGGCGCGGGCTGGACCGTGGCCTATACCGGGCTGGGCACGTCGGGCTGGCCGTTCCGGGTCCGGCTGGAGGCCGGGAATGTCTCGGTCACCGCGCCCTCCGGCCATGCCCTGGCGGCACCGCAACTGGCGGCCGAGGCCAATGCCTGGAACCCGGACAAATGGGTGATCGCCGCCGACGACGGTCTGGTGATCGACCGCGCGGGCAAGGGCAAGGTGGCGATCGGGGGGCGCTATATCCGCGCCAGCGTCCACGGCCTGACCCAGCGATGGCCCAATCTGGCGGTCGAACTGCAGCAGCCGGTCTTCACCGTGCATCCGGGGGCCGAGGCCTTCCCCATCTCGCGCGCGGAAAGGATCGAATTCTATCTGCGGCCCCATCTGGCCCCCTCGACCACACCGGGGGTCGAGAACAGCGTCGACGTCCTGTTCCGCCTGATCGATGCCGAAGGTCGCCCGGGTGGGCCGGTTCAGGGCATGGCGCGCAACGGCAAGCTGACCGCCCAGATCGAGACGGTGGTCGAGGACGCCAACCGGCTGCAGGGCGCGGATGCCGCCGGCATCTTCTCGGCCTGGACCCGGGCAGGCGGCCGCTTCACCGCCGTGCGGGGCGAGCTGTCGGCCGGCGACAGCCGCGCCACCCTGTCCAGCGACGTCCTGTCGGCCACGCCGGACGGGCGGCTTCAGGGCACCGTCGCGCTCCAGGCCAGACAACCCATGGCCGCCATTGCCGGCCTGGCCGGATCGGGCTCGGGGGCCGTCAACCGGGCGGGGGCCGCCGGGGCGACGGCCGCTGCCGCCGTTCAGGGCCATGAGGACGTCAACCTGTCGCTGGTCTTCCGCGATGGCCGCACCTTCCTGGGCCCCTTCGCCCTGGCCCCGGCGCCCAAGCTGTTTTGA